A single window of Falco rusticolus isolate bFalRus1 chromosome 16, bFalRus1.pri, whole genome shotgun sequence DNA harbors:
- the ROBO4 gene encoding roundabout homolog 4 isoform X2, translated as MAGSWTLALGLGLCLAALRRGGCHPPGVATAPQTTAALRDNFRLQPGDLVATVGQSLELDCVPPSGHPEPHVTWKKDGVTLDLAGDRYVVTNGKLRVAPARRSDSGVYICVASNAAGKRESRGAHVSVLEKPTIVRHPSDAMAVAGSTVELGCSAQGDPVPRVQWHKEHGDLPWGRHEVDVEHTLRLYAVTPADAGTYVCTAQSQLGTAAATTLLRVEDRLPTGRREAAPWDLLAVRLHLDNGTALLTAAVRLRWRMLVPAPVPVGYMVLYRCLLPASSSWIQHDAGRELSAIIPALRRGYKYEFKVRPYIGGTQGLDSNSRHLWIPEEVPSAAPQHVTLGQAETGNGTVVVSWEPPPPEAHNGIIRGYKVWSMGEGWQHPMNRTVDGGTHYLETLLPSPGAEFCVQVAAFNSAGLGVPSNATCSILGLTAGSTRVARVMRQPVVIAAAGSLLWLALLALLLLLCQRRARQDAAARRRLVAGDSPWLSGPWKPGCAPQNLSSSSSLSSRLLGSDGRDPHPSTLSLEPPSLSPPTPPTHSTLRGGHPLPPGDTGCCGGGHPGVCTSPSTLNPAPWEHICKRELHQVHSTPLLTGGPGHIPVTGSGGEWGTDFGLAAGWPQQRGHDGDTATVMMAGGDRQQLPVFSSPKPRRGSASLASSVTRSPATPPRPPHAWHPPVTRSPATVCPRDISPVTRRPKDMFPVTGIPRDMSPASQHPRDTSPVTESPRDASPVTRHPRDMSQATRHSKDPSPATRHQRDTALATKHPEDTSLVTSCPRDMSVVTRQSRDASPVTKCQRDMSPATRHPDDTSPASGNTSPVTRLPREKSPATGHQRDKFLATRYCKDVSLATRHPRDLSLVTRHPRDVFLSSRYPGDMSPVTRHPMDKFSATAPPRDTSPGTRHPEEMSPVPGHCRNKFLGTRYPKDMSPSTRYSRDASPVTRHPRDTFLATRHPKDMSPVTRHPKDTSPTTRHPRDTSPGTRNPEEMSPIPGHRKDTFLGSRYTEDTSPDMRHPKDTPPATRHPRDTSPGTRHSEDMSPVTGHQRDMFLGNRYLKDMSPATKHPRDTSPVPGRLSPAFSDGVLTQQRVAEDLEMDQNTTCPSPPAPTTSRSFSPLHTYGYIYGPPASELGEEEEEEEEEQPATRGSPEGSLLNGWGSVSEDNFASARCSLVSSCDGSFLLDASFARALAVAVDGLCFGLEDTDGAYGGPSPPPSPLEGVFSPGVPIPPWDWGTVLGVPRRVRTEAAMGIPQHGGHRSESGSPWARASGEPGTGGTEAWRSPGCRTQQSQSPLGSAKIQLY; from the exons ATGGCGGGCAGCTGGACACTGGCGCTGGGCTTGGGGCTCTGCCTCGCCGCGCTGCGCCGGGGAG GCTGCCACCCCCCCGGCGTGGCCACAGCACCCCAAACCACAGCTG cGCTGCGGGACAATTTCCGCCTGCAGCCGGGTGATTTGGTGGCCACAGTGGGCCAATCATTGGAGCTGGATTGTGTCCCCCCGTCGGGGCACCCTGAACCCCACGTCACCTGGAAGAAGGATGGGGTGACCTTGGACTTGGCGGGTGACAGGTATGTGGTCACCAACGGGAAGCTGCGGGTGGCACCGGCGCGACGGAGTGACTCCGGGGTCTACATCTGTGTGGCGTCCAACGCGGCGGGCAAGAGGGAGAGCCGGGGTGCCCATGTCTCCGTCCTGG AGAAGCCAACCATCGTGCGGCACCCGAGCGATGCCATGGCGGTGGCCGGCAGCACcgtggagctgggctgcagtgcCCAAGGTGACCCAGTGCCGCGGGTGCAGTGGCACAAGGAACATGGGGACCTGCCTTGGGGCAG GCACGAGGTGGATGTGGAACACACTTTGCGCCTCTACGCCGTGACACCCGCCGATGCCGGCACCTACGTGTGTacagcacagagccagctgGGCACTGCCGCCGCCACCACCCTCCTCCGCGTGGAGG ACCGGCTGCCGACGGGCCGGCGGGAGGCTGCACCGTGGGACCTGCTGGCCGTGCGGCTGCACCTGGACAACGGCACCGCGCTGCTCACCGCCGCTGTCCGGCTCCGCTGGCGG ATGCTGGTGCCAGCGCCGGTGCCGGTGGGCTACATGGTGCTGTAccgctgcctgctccctgccagctcctcctggaTCCAACATGACGCAGGCAGGGAGCTCAGCGCCATCATCCCTGCGCTCCGCAGGGGCTACAAGTATGAGTTCAAGGTCCGACCCTACATTGGAGGGACCCAGGGCTTGGACAGCAACAGCAGGCACCTCTGGATACCCGAGGAAG TGCCAAGCGCGGCACCCCAGCACGTCACCCTGGGCCAGGCTGAGACGGGGAACGGCACCGTGGTTGTGAGCTGGGAGCCGCCTCCTCCTGAGGCCCACAATGGCATCATCCGGGGCTACAAG GTCTGGTCCATGGGTGAGGGCTGGCAACACCCCATGAACAGGACAGTGGACGGAGGCACCCACTACCTGGAAACCCTCCTCCCAAGCCCTGGGGCCGAATTCTGCGTCCAGGTGGCGGCTTTCAACAGCGCGGGACTGGGGGTCCCCAGCAATGCcacctgcagcatcctgg GGCTGACAGCGGGGAGCACCAGGGTGGCCCGGGTGATGCGGCAGCCCGTCGTCATCGCAGCTGCCGGCTCATTGCTCTGGTTGGCCTTGCtcgccctcctcctcctcctctgccagcgCCGTGCCAGGCAGGACGCTGCGGCTCGCCGCAG gctggtggctggtgaCTCACCGTGGCTCAGTGGTCCCTGGAAACCTGGCTGTGCACCCCaaaacctcagcagcagcagcagcctcagcagccGGCTCCTGGGCAGCGATGGCAgggacccccacccctcca CCCTGTCCTTGGAGCCACCAAGCCTCAGCCCTCCCACGCCCCCCACCCACAGCACCCTCCGTGGGGGGCACCCACTGCCCCCTGGGGACACGGGATGCTGTGGTGGGGGGCACCCCGGAGTGTGCACCTCACCCAGCACCCTGAACCCAGCACCCTGGGAGCACATCTGCAAGAGAG AGCTGCATCAAGTGCACAGCACCCCGCTGCTCACGGGTGGCCCTGGCCACATCCCTGTCACTGGAAGTGGAGGCGAGTGGGGGACGGATTttgggctggcagctgggtggCCTCAGCAAAGGGGACATGATGGTGACACTGCCACTGTCATGATGGCTGGAGGGGAccggcagcagctgccagtcTTCAGCTCCCCAAAGCCGCGACGGGGCAGTGCCTCTCTGGCCTCCAGTGTCACCAGATCACCAGCGACACCACCAAGACCACCCCATGCCTGGCACCCACCAGTGACCCG GTCCCCGGCCACTGTGTGCCCCAGGGACATATCCCCGGTCACCAGGCGCCCCAAGGACATGTTCCCAGTCACTGGGATCCCCAGGGACATGTCTCCAGCCTCTCAGCACCCCAGGGACACATCCCCGGTCACTGAGAGCCCCAGGGATGCGTCACCAGTCACCAGGCATCCCAGGGACATGTCACAGGCCACCAGGCACTCCAAGGACCCATCACCAGCCACGAGGCACCAAAGGGACACAGCCTTGGCCACCAAGCACCCTGAGGACACATCCCTGGTCAccagctgccccagggacaTGTCTGTGGTCACCAGGCAATCTAGGGATGCATCACCAGTGACCAAGTGCCAGAGGGACATGTCACCAGCCACCAGGCACCCTGATGACACGTCCCCAGCCAGTGGGAACACCTCTCCAGTCaccaggctccccagggagaAGTCCCCAGCCACTGGGCACCAGAGGGACAAGTTCCTGGCCACCAGGTACTGCAAGGACGTGTCTCTGGCCACCAGGCACCCCAGGGACCTATCACTGGTGACCAGGCACCCAAGGGACGTGTTCCTGTCCAGCAGGTACCCCGGAGACATGTCACCAGTCACCAGGCATCCCATGGATAAATTTTCAGCCACTGCCCCCCCCAGGGACACATCCCCAGGCACCAGGCACCCTGAGGAGATGTCCCCAGTCCCCGGGCACTGCAGGAACAAGTTCTTGGGCACCAGATACCCCAAGGACATGTCCCCATCCACCAGGTACTCCAGGGACGCATCACCAGTGACCAGGCACCCAAGGGACACATTTCTGGCCACCAGACACCCAAAGGACATGTCACCAGTCACCAGGCATCCCAAGGACACATCCCCCACCACCAGGCACCCAAGGGACACATCTCCTGGCACCAGGAACCCTGAGGAGATGTCTCCAATCCCTGGTCACCGCAAGGACACATTCTTGGGCAGCAG GTATACTGAGGACACATCACCGGACATGAGGCATCCCAAGGACACACCTCCAGCCACCAGGCACCCAAGGGACACATCTCCAGGCACCAGGCACTCTGAAGATATGTCCCCAGTCACTGGTCACCAGAGGGACATGTTCTTGGGCAACAG GTACCTCAAGGACATGTCCCCGGCCACCAAGCACCCAAGGGACACATCCCCGGTTCCCGGGCGCCTCTCGCCAGCATTCAGTGATGGGGTCCTCACGCAGCAGCGGGTGGCTGAGGATCTGGAGATGGACCAGAACACCACCTGCCCCAG ccccccagcaccaacAACATCACGGTCCTTCTCGCCACTGCACACATATGGATATATCTATGGGCCACCAGCCTCTGagctgggtgaggaggaggaggaggaggaggaagagcagccaGCAACGCGGGGCTCGCCAGAGGGGTCCTTGCTGAACGGCTGGGGGTCTGTCTCAGAGGACAACTTCGCCAGCGCCCGCTGCAGCTTAGTGAGCTCCTGCGATGGCTCCTTCCTCCTGGACGCCAGCTTCGCCCGGGCGCTGGCTGTGGCCGTTGATGGCCTCTGCTTTGGCCTCGAGGACACCGATGGAGCCTACGGGG gtccctcaccaccaccatcacccttGGAGGGGGTCTTCTCACCTGGGGTCCCCATCCCCCCCTGGGACTGGGGGACAGTGCTAGGGGTCCCACGGAGAGTGAGGACAGAGGCGGCCATGGGCATCCCACAGCATG gtgGCCACAGGTCTGAGAGTGGCAGCCCCTGGGCCAGGGCAAGTGGCGAGCCAGGGACAGGAGGGACAGAAGCGTGGCGGTCCCCAGGGTGTAGGACACAGCAAAGCCAGAGTCCCCTTGGCTCGGCTAAAATCCAGCTTTATTAA
- the ROBO4 gene encoding roundabout homolog 4 isoform X3, which yields MAGSWTLALGLGLCLAALRRGGCHPPGVATAPQTTAALRDNFRLQPGDLVATVGQSLELDCVPPSGHPEPHVTWKKDGVTLDLAGDRYVVTNGKLRVAPARRSDSGVYICVASNAAGKRESRGAHVSVLEKPTIVRHPSDAMAVAGSTVELGCSAQGDPVPRVQWHKEHGDLPWGRHEVDVEHTLRLYAVTPADAGTYVCTAQSQLGTAAATTLLRVEDRLPTGRREAAPWDLLAVRLHLDNGTALLTAAVRLRWRMLVPAPVPVGYMVLYRCLLPASSSWIQHDAGRELSAIIPALRRGYKYEFKVRPYIGGTQGLDSNSRHLWIPEEVPSAAPQHVTLGQAETGNGTVVVSWEPPPPEAHNGIIRGYKVWSMGEGWQHPMNRTVDGGTHYLETLLPSPGAEFCVQVAAFNSAGLGVPSNATCSILGLTAGSTRVARVMRQPVVIAAAGSLLWLALLALLLLLCQRRARQDAAARRRLVAGDSPWLSGPWKPGCAPQNLSSSSSLSSRLLGSDGRDPHPSTLSLEPPSLSPPTPPTHSTLRGGHPLPPGDTGCCGGGHPGVCTSPSTLNPAPWEHICKRELHQVHSTPLLTGGPGHIPVTGSGGEWGTDFGLAAGWPQQRGHDGDTATVMMAGGDRQQLPVFSSPKPRRGSASLASSVTRSPATPPRPPHAWHPPVTRSPATVCPRDISPVTRRPKDMFPVTGIPRDMSPASQHPRDTSPVTESPRDASPVTRHPRDMSQATRHSKDPSPATRHQRDTALATKHPEDTSLVTSCPRDMSVVTRQSRDASPVTKCQRDMSPATRHPDDTSPASGNTSPVTRLPREKSPATGHQRDKFLATSRYPGDMSPVTRHPMDKFSATAPPRDTSPGTRHPEEMSPVPGHCRNKFLGTRYPKDMSPSTRYSRDASPVTRHPRDTFLATRHPKDMSPVTRHPKDTSPTTRHPRDTSPGTRNPEEMSPIPGHRKDTFLGSRYTEDTSPDMRHPKDTPPATRHPRDTSPGTRHSEDMSPVTGHQRDMFLGNRYLKDMSPATKHPRDTSPVPGRLSPAFSDGVLTQQRVAEDLEMDQNTTCPSPPAPTTSRSFSPLHTYGYIYGPPASELGEEEEEEEEEQPATRGSPEGSLLNGWGSVSEDNFASARCSLVSSCDGSFLLDASFARALAVAVDGLCFGLEDTDGAYGAGPSPPPSPLEGVFSPGVPIPPWDWGTVLGVPRRVRTEAAMGIPQHGGHRSESGSPWARASGEPGTGGTEAWRSPGCRTQQSQSPLGSAKIQLY from the exons ATGGCGGGCAGCTGGACACTGGCGCTGGGCTTGGGGCTCTGCCTCGCCGCGCTGCGCCGGGGAG GCTGCCACCCCCCCGGCGTGGCCACAGCACCCCAAACCACAGCTG cGCTGCGGGACAATTTCCGCCTGCAGCCGGGTGATTTGGTGGCCACAGTGGGCCAATCATTGGAGCTGGATTGTGTCCCCCCGTCGGGGCACCCTGAACCCCACGTCACCTGGAAGAAGGATGGGGTGACCTTGGACTTGGCGGGTGACAGGTATGTGGTCACCAACGGGAAGCTGCGGGTGGCACCGGCGCGACGGAGTGACTCCGGGGTCTACATCTGTGTGGCGTCCAACGCGGCGGGCAAGAGGGAGAGCCGGGGTGCCCATGTCTCCGTCCTGG AGAAGCCAACCATCGTGCGGCACCCGAGCGATGCCATGGCGGTGGCCGGCAGCACcgtggagctgggctgcagtgcCCAAGGTGACCCAGTGCCGCGGGTGCAGTGGCACAAGGAACATGGGGACCTGCCTTGGGGCAG GCACGAGGTGGATGTGGAACACACTTTGCGCCTCTACGCCGTGACACCCGCCGATGCCGGCACCTACGTGTGTacagcacagagccagctgGGCACTGCCGCCGCCACCACCCTCCTCCGCGTGGAGG ACCGGCTGCCGACGGGCCGGCGGGAGGCTGCACCGTGGGACCTGCTGGCCGTGCGGCTGCACCTGGACAACGGCACCGCGCTGCTCACCGCCGCTGTCCGGCTCCGCTGGCGG ATGCTGGTGCCAGCGCCGGTGCCGGTGGGCTACATGGTGCTGTAccgctgcctgctccctgccagctcctcctggaTCCAACATGACGCAGGCAGGGAGCTCAGCGCCATCATCCCTGCGCTCCGCAGGGGCTACAAGTATGAGTTCAAGGTCCGACCCTACATTGGAGGGACCCAGGGCTTGGACAGCAACAGCAGGCACCTCTGGATACCCGAGGAAG TGCCAAGCGCGGCACCCCAGCACGTCACCCTGGGCCAGGCTGAGACGGGGAACGGCACCGTGGTTGTGAGCTGGGAGCCGCCTCCTCCTGAGGCCCACAATGGCATCATCCGGGGCTACAAG GTCTGGTCCATGGGTGAGGGCTGGCAACACCCCATGAACAGGACAGTGGACGGAGGCACCCACTACCTGGAAACCCTCCTCCCAAGCCCTGGGGCCGAATTCTGCGTCCAGGTGGCGGCTTTCAACAGCGCGGGACTGGGGGTCCCCAGCAATGCcacctgcagcatcctgg GGCTGACAGCGGGGAGCACCAGGGTGGCCCGGGTGATGCGGCAGCCCGTCGTCATCGCAGCTGCCGGCTCATTGCTCTGGTTGGCCTTGCtcgccctcctcctcctcctctgccagcgCCGTGCCAGGCAGGACGCTGCGGCTCGCCGCAG gctggtggctggtgaCTCACCGTGGCTCAGTGGTCCCTGGAAACCTGGCTGTGCACCCCaaaacctcagcagcagcagcagcctcagcagccGGCTCCTGGGCAGCGATGGCAgggacccccacccctcca CCCTGTCCTTGGAGCCACCAAGCCTCAGCCCTCCCACGCCCCCCACCCACAGCACCCTCCGTGGGGGGCACCCACTGCCCCCTGGGGACACGGGATGCTGTGGTGGGGGGCACCCCGGAGTGTGCACCTCACCCAGCACCCTGAACCCAGCACCCTGGGAGCACATCTGCAAGAGAG AGCTGCATCAAGTGCACAGCACCCCGCTGCTCACGGGTGGCCCTGGCCACATCCCTGTCACTGGAAGTGGAGGCGAGTGGGGGACGGATTttgggctggcagctgggtggCCTCAGCAAAGGGGACATGATGGTGACACTGCCACTGTCATGATGGCTGGAGGGGAccggcagcagctgccagtcTTCAGCTCCCCAAAGCCGCGACGGGGCAGTGCCTCTCTGGCCTCCAGTGTCACCAGATCACCAGCGACACCACCAAGACCACCCCATGCCTGGCACCCACCAGTGACCCG GTCCCCGGCCACTGTGTGCCCCAGGGACATATCCCCGGTCACCAGGCGCCCCAAGGACATGTTCCCAGTCACTGGGATCCCCAGGGACATGTCTCCAGCCTCTCAGCACCCCAGGGACACATCCCCGGTCACTGAGAGCCCCAGGGATGCGTCACCAGTCACCAGGCATCCCAGGGACATGTCACAGGCCACCAGGCACTCCAAGGACCCATCACCAGCCACGAGGCACCAAAGGGACACAGCCTTGGCCACCAAGCACCCTGAGGACACATCCCTGGTCAccagctgccccagggacaTGTCTGTGGTCACCAGGCAATCTAGGGATGCATCACCAGTGACCAAGTGCCAGAGGGACATGTCACCAGCCACCAGGCACCCTGATGACACGTCCCCAGCCAGTGGGAACACCTCTCCAGTCaccaggctccccagggagaAGTCCCCAGCCACTGGGCACCAGAGGGACAAGTTCCTGGCCACCAG CAGGTACCCCGGAGACATGTCACCAGTCACCAGGCATCCCATGGATAAATTTTCAGCCACTGCCCCCCCCAGGGACACATCCCCAGGCACCAGGCACCCTGAGGAGATGTCCCCAGTCCCCGGGCACTGCAGGAACAAGTTCTTGGGCACCAGATACCCCAAGGACATGTCCCCATCCACCAGGTACTCCAGGGACGCATCACCAGTGACCAGGCACCCAAGGGACACATTTCTGGCCACCAGACACCCAAAGGACATGTCACCAGTCACCAGGCATCCCAAGGACACATCCCCCACCACCAGGCACCCAAGGGACACATCTCCTGGCACCAGGAACCCTGAGGAGATGTCTCCAATCCCTGGTCACCGCAAGGACACATTCTTGGGCAGCAG GTATACTGAGGACACATCACCGGACATGAGGCATCCCAAGGACACACCTCCAGCCACCAGGCACCCAAGGGACACATCTCCAGGCACCAGGCACTCTGAAGATATGTCCCCAGTCACTGGTCACCAGAGGGACATGTTCTTGGGCAACAG GTACCTCAAGGACATGTCCCCGGCCACCAAGCACCCAAGGGACACATCCCCGGTTCCCGGGCGCCTCTCGCCAGCATTCAGTGATGGGGTCCTCACGCAGCAGCGGGTGGCTGAGGATCTGGAGATGGACCAGAACACCACCTGCCCCAG ccccccagcaccaacAACATCACGGTCCTTCTCGCCACTGCACACATATGGATATATCTATGGGCCACCAGCCTCTGagctgggtgaggaggaggaggaggaggaggaagagcagccaGCAACGCGGGGCTCGCCAGAGGGGTCCTTGCTGAACGGCTGGGGGTCTGTCTCAGAGGACAACTTCGCCAGCGCCCGCTGCAGCTTAGTGAGCTCCTGCGATGGCTCCTTCCTCCTGGACGCCAGCTTCGCCCGGGCGCTGGCTGTGGCCGTTGATGGCCTCTGCTTTGGCCTCGAGGACACCGATGGAGCCTACGGGG caggtccctcaccaccaccatcacccttGGAGGGGGTCTTCTCACCTGGGGTCCCCATCCCCCCCTGGGACTGGGGGACAGTGCTAGGGGTCCCACGGAGAGTGAGGACAGAGGCGGCCATGGGCATCCCACAGCATG gtgGCCACAGGTCTGAGAGTGGCAGCCCCTGGGCCAGGGCAAGTGGCGAGCCAGGGACAGGAGGGACAGAAGCGTGGCGGTCCCCAGGGTGTAGGACACAGCAAAGCCAGAGTCCCCTTGGCTCGGCTAAAATCCAGCTTTATTAA